Within the Medicago truncatula cultivar Jemalong A17 chromosome 4, MtrunA17r5.0-ANR, whole genome shotgun sequence genome, the region ACATCTTAGTTTAAAATACATATCAAAGAAATCAAAACCAAACTCAACTACGGTAATGACGACGGCGACGGGCTGGTAAGACCTCGTCTAGTGAATCGGTGTCATCATAAAGAGGACGTCCCCTTTTAGCCTGATGATTCTTTGGTAAGTCCTCATGTAGCGAATCCTCATCATTATCATAGTGAGGATGTAGCTTTTTAGCTTGACGTTGCTTTGGTAAAACCCCATCTGGCAgatcgtcatcatcatcatagcgAGGCTGCCCCCTTTCAGCTTGATGATTCTTTGGTAAGTCCTCATGTAACGAATCCCCATCATTATCATAGTGAGGATGACGCTTTTTAGCTTGAGGTTGCTTTGGTAAAACCCCATCTAACAAATTGTCTTCGACATCATAGTGAGAACGTCCCCTTTTAGCTTGATGATTCTTTGGTAAGTCCTCATGTAGCGAATCCTCGTCATTATCGTAGTGAGGATGCCGCTTTTTAGCTTGTTGCTTTGGCAAGACCCCGTCTGGCAaatcgtcatcatcatcatagtgAGGATGTCCCCTTTTAGCATGATGTTGCTTTGGTAAGACCTCATCTAGAGAGTCGTCGTCGTCATAGTGAGAACGACCCCTTTTAGCTTGACGTTGCTTTGGTAAAACCTCATCTAGTGAATCCTCATCATCGTAGCGAGTATGTCCCCTTTCAGCTTGATGTTGCTTTGGTAAGAGCGAATCCAGCGAATCCTCATCATCGTAGTGATAATGTCTCTTGTGAGCTTGATGTTTTTGGCGACGGTTTGGGAAGATCTCATCTAGTGAATAGTCGTCATCATAATGAGGATGTCGCCTTAGAGCTAGATGTTTCTTTCTTCGACGGTCTGCTAAGAACTCATCTAGTGAATGGTCATCATCATAGCGAGGATGTCCCCTGCGAGCTTGACTCACACTTGTGAAAGCACCTGCTGATTGGCGTGCCCTACGAGCTTGACTCACACTTGTGAAAGCACCTGCTGATTGGCGCTCTAGAGCTTTCATGTGCTTCATTACTTTGCGCAACTGCTCCTCCAAAAGCTGATAATGTTGTTTCGACTCAGCTGCTTCCTGGCGTGCTGTGGCTGCCTCCTGACGTGCTGCAGCAGCCTCCTGATGTGCTGCGGCAGCTTCTTTACGGACTGCATCAATGGCCTCTAGATGCATAGCATGATCACACCCACCACTATAAGGTTCCCGAGACTCCTGAGTCAGCGAAGTTACACCACGCCGGAGGTTTAAAGCAAAGTCTGCAGTGCCATAACACCGACCTCGACTCTTTCCACCAGCAACCTCTTTCCACAATTCAAGTTTCGTCGCCCCGTCTATCTCCTGCATCCCATTCTGGGAGGCCTTACCATTTTGTGTTTGTACCTCCTTCAGACGATCGTGATATTGTTTCTAGAAAAAAGGAAACATAACTTAATATCATTTTGTTCAAGAGTCATACTATGGGTGGCTAAATATAAGGGCCAACAACTTACATATGTTGTTTGAGAGCGGTCATCAACCCAATTGCCAGACTTCCTTTTATGGGTGGCTAAAAAGAGCTCATCGGGATCCACAGACCGCCCAAGTTCTTGAGCCtgcattaaattaaaaaacaacaaattaataaatattacacATTCCAAGATAATGAACAAGACAATAAGTTTGATTTAAATGCATACCATGCTAAGTGCCACATCAACATGAGCCTTGCGGCCTGTGGTGTGGACTGCTCCACCTTTACACGAATTACGATTGGTCTTATTTTGGCTAGAGATCTTTATAAAGGCTTCACCCTCCCAATGGACATTAAGACCCTTCCAAGCCTCCTCACATATCCAATGAGGTCTCGTCCCCTTCTTCCTCACTTTTGAGAGCATATCTGAAAGGCGTTTTGCGCCTCTTGTTTGAAATGTCTTTTTGATATACACATGATCACGAGGATCCCAAGCAATCTTGTCCTAAAAAAGGAATCTAACTAGTTATCGTTAAGTAGGGGCAATTActtagtaaataaataaacacaactTACCCCAAACAACTTCCACCAATATTCCCTTACATCCTCTGGGGTCTCACTCCAGCGATAGAAAGGACCCTGAAAGTGTGACTGGATGGCGTGTTTAATCGCAGCAGCAGGCGCCGCGCTAGGAGCCCACCTACAAAAAGTCCAAAGTAAATGTCAACCATCAAcgcacacacacaaaaaaaaagtgcttaaagaacaaaacaaacaatattatAACTTACCCTAGACCACAGGGCCGTATAAGAACCTTCCCATCAGCATTCTGCTTGTCTGGAACTTGGAGAGCTTTGGGATCCTCCTCCTCTTCTGAATCCTCCGTATGAGGAGTTTTGGGATCCTCCTCCTCTTCTGATTCCTCCTCCTCTTCTGATTCCTCCATATGAGGAACTTTGGGATCCTCCTCCTCTTCCTGCGCCTCCATATGTGGAGTTTTGGGATCCTCCTCCTCCATATGTCTACTGCTATTCGATTGACTCCCTAGACAAATATTTTGCTCAAGTTCTCCATGCTCGGTCCAGACCAAATAGTTTAGTTGAAACCCACTCTTGTACAAATGCGTTTTCACCTCTCTTGGAGTTAAAGACTTCACACACTTGCACATTGCACATGGACACTTGATCTTTCTCTCGGACAAAAAGCAGGGTTGTTCCTTGGCCTTCTTAATAAACTCCTGAACTCCACTAACAAACTCATAGTTCAAGCCTTTCCTATGTGGATTGATCCTATCATACATCCAACTACGATCCATTATCTGCATATTGGGTATATAAGTATTAGCCACTTAGGGTACTGCTCacactttgaaaattttgaCAACATAGCATAACCCCTTGTATTATAgacaattgtaaaaaaataaaaaactaaaaagtatACATATGATAAATATGTGCAGATTCCAAATTATCAGCACGCAGCTAACATATTGGATCTTAGACAGGGTTACACCCTACTAAGCTCAACTCTCCACTAACAAACAAGACATCAATCACACAAATACATGAAAATTTAGTAAATTATCAGCACACAACCAACGCCTTATTGAGCTTTACTCTCCACTTACAAACAGCATTACATTCCAAAAAACATGTCAAATTAACATCACATACAACATTGCTTATGCACCTCGAACTCTTAATGTAAGCTTTGAGTACCACAAAGAGTCAAGTCACAAACAAAATATTACCGAAAAGCCAGTAAGGAACAAAACTACATCAATTTAGTCTTGTATGTCTAAAGCTCCATGGTATAATAGGGGttattttttttgctacatGAGTCCATTGTGCATATTATTTTGGAAGTTCGATTATCTACTTGGTTTCAGCATAAAGATTTAACAGGGTGGGAAAAACTTAATCGGTTAATCCTATAGGATTTGTATGCACTATGCTTAACAACACGATTGGTTAGATCATCATAAGTAGTAATCGATTTATATAAACTTTAGCCCCTTTGTCAATCAACCTAGATTGAGTGAATCACTTTTtgattttcataagctattctAAATCCCCTAGTTATGCTATTCACTAACTCATACCAATAGTTTAGTTTATGTAGCAATGAAAACAGTGAGGTTCTAGAAAATGATTCTCCAATTATCCGTTGTTCTTTTTATTAGTACCGAAAAATGCAATCAACTCAATGCACCTCGAATATAGTGACTAATTCTAAACTCATTTTGCCCCGGTATAAGTCACTTTACCAAATGACACACAAATCAAGAAACATGGTTCGTGGGAACAAGTCACACACAAAAACTTAGAGACAAAGTTTTCAAAGAGCAACCAGCACAAAGAACTGATAAAACATCAATAATCAGATAAGGTAAATCactcaaaatttatattttgagcAATTGATACTTCACCCTCTGCTAAAAGTGAAAATAAGCATGACATAAtagcaaacaaaaaaactttatGGTTTCACTTTCACAGCTCAGTGGTTACTGGTTAGTTAATCAGGTTAGAAGATTCTCAGCAAGAGAAACCATTGATTTATGGAGTAAAAATCCCAAATTGAAGAACCCTAAAACTTAACCCTAGTTTGATTATTTGTTTGTATAAAAGTAAAGTAATACAGACCTTGCGAGATGCGGTGTAGACTAGAGAAGCTCTCTAGCAGCTTCACGTATGGTGGTTCTTGGCGGCGAGAGAGGGATGGAATAGGAGATGTAGAGAGATAGGGTTTAGTGCTTCGAAAACAGTGTAGCGTCCACTTGGATCGAGCTAAATTTCATTTTGTCAGCGTCGAGTCGAGATTATTAGAGCGTCGg harbors:
- the LOC112421266 gene encoding uncharacterized protein is translated as MDRSWMYDRINPHRKGLNYEFVSGVQEFIKKAKEQPCFLSERKIKCPCAMCKCVKSLTPREVKTHLYKSGFQLNYLVWTEHGELEQNICLGSQSNSSRHMEEEDPKTPHMEAQEEEEDPKVPHMEESEEEEESEEEEDPKTPHTEDSEEEEDPKALQVPDKQNADGKVLIRPCGLGWAPSAAPAAAIKHAIQSHFQGPFYRWSETPEDVREYWWKLFGDKIAWDPRDHVYIKKTFQTRGAKRLSDMLSKVRKKGTRPHWICEEAWKGLNVHWEGEAFIKISSQNKTNRNSCKGGAVHTTGRKAHVDVALSMAQELGRSVDPDELFLATHKRKSGNWVDDRSQTTYKQYHDRLKEVQTQNGKASQNGMQEIDGATKLELWKEVAGGKSRGRCYGTADFALNLRRGVTSLTQESREPYSGGCDHAMHLEAIDAVRKEAAAAHQEAAAARQEAATARQEAAESKQHYQLLEEQLRKVMKHMKALERQSAGAFTSVSQARRARQSAGAFTSVSQARRGHPRYDDDHSLDEFLADRRRKKHLALRRHPHYDDDYSLDEIFPNRRQKHQAHKRHYHYDDEDSLDSLLPKQHQAERGHTRYDDEDSLDEVLPKQRQAKRGRSHYDDDDSLDEVLPKQHHAKRGHPHYDDDDDLPDGVLPKQQAKKRHPHYDNDEDSLHEDLPKNHQAKRGRSHYDVEDNLLDGVLPKQPQAKKRHPHYDNDGDSLHEDLPKNHQAERGQPRYDDDDDLPDGVLPKQRQAKKLHPHYDNDEDSLHEDLPKNHQAKRGRPLYDDTDSLDEVLPARRRRHYRS